In a genomic window of Sphingomonas koreensis:
- a CDS encoding ArsR/SmtB family transcription factor, translating into MQLPVAVDALSALAHASRLAVFRLLVRAGIDGLPAGEIAREVGLLPNTLSTHLTILGNAGLVRSRREGRSIIYSADYDGMRALLGFLVADCCAGRPEICGSLTDVARKADCCAS; encoded by the coding sequence ATGCAACTGCCCGTCGCCGTCGACGCGCTGTCCGCGCTCGCCCATGCCAGCCGCCTTGCCGTATTCCGTCTGCTGGTCCGCGCCGGGATAGACGGCCTCCCCGCGGGCGAGATCGCGCGCGAGGTCGGCCTGCTGCCCAACACGCTGTCCACGCATCTGACGATCCTCGGCAATGCCGGACTCGTCCGGTCGCGCCGTGAGGGGCGGTCGATCATCTATTCGGCCGACTATGACGGAATGCGCGCGCTGCTCGGCTTCCTCGTCGCCGATTGCTGCGCCGGGCGCCCGGAGATTTGCGGTTCGCTCACCGACGTCGCACGCAAGGCCGATTGCTGCGCGTCGTGA
- a CDS encoding ArsI/CadI family heavy metal resistance metalloenzyme: MKRLHLHVSVPEIEPAIAFYTTLFNASPTVVKGDYAKWMLDDPRVNLAISSRARATGIDHVGVQVDSAAELGELAGRLKAAGAQTFDQEATTCCYARSDKSWVTDPAGVRWETFFTHGDATAYGEDEVIPDAASACCTPEPAKPACC, translated from the coding sequence ATGAAGCGCCTTCACCTGCACGTCAGCGTTCCGGAGATCGAACCCGCGATCGCCTTCTACACCACGCTGTTCAACGCCTCGCCCACCGTGGTGAAGGGCGATTATGCGAAGTGGATGCTCGACGATCCGCGGGTCAATCTCGCCATCTCCTCACGTGCCCGCGCCACCGGGATCGACCATGTCGGGGTCCAGGTCGACAGCGCCGCGGAACTGGGCGAGCTTGCCGGACGGCTCAAGGCCGCGGGCGCGCAGACCTTCGATCAGGAAGCGACCACCTGCTGCTACGCCCGGTCGGACAAGTCGTGGGTGACCGACCCCGCCGGAGTGCGCTGGGAAACCTTCTTCACCCATGGCGACGCCACCGCCTATGGCGAGGACGAGGTGATCCCCGACGCCGCCAGCGCCTGCTGCACGCCCGAGCCCGCCAAACCGGCCTGCTGCTGA
- a CDS encoding N-acyl-D-amino-acid deacylase family protein — translation MNQHLSRRQLIGGAVASGLTLRTASAATAPATLFREVTLVDGTGAPPRPADVLVSGDRIASISAPSARTRVAAARIIPGDGRVLAPGFIDTHTHGDPLSDSYDAFLAMGVTTITLGVDGGGPRIKGDLDLRGWMRAADRAPLDLNVVALASHGTLRRAANIPDSVRRPDAAALARLEAQLDAELRAGAFGLTYGLEYVPGIYSQTPELTALGRVVARHDGVVMSHMRSENDDEIETSIDELIASAGPARPHISHLKVVFGKGEARARALLDDLAAKRRAGIDLTADAYPYNAGFTGIAILFPQWALPPTDYATILATRRAELRDYLEKRMIRRGGPEMLLLGTGKHAGKTVAQAAQEAGLAFPDFLIQLGPNGGSGAHFTMDQALQDVLLLDPMVAISTDGGPGMRHPRATGTYAKLIEDYVVKSKRIPIEEAVRKATSFPARILRLTDRGTIRVGAKADLILFDPAKVRARSTYLDPFARAQGFDLVMVGGQAAFETGQRVARPGRLLRATRPG, via the coding sequence ATGAACCAGCATCTGTCGCGCCGGCAGCTCATCGGCGGCGCGGTCGCCAGCGGCCTCACCCTCCGCACCGCGTCTGCGGCGACTGCTCCCGCGACGCTGTTCCGCGAAGTCACGCTCGTCGACGGCACCGGCGCGCCGCCCCGCCCAGCCGACGTCCTCGTCAGCGGCGACCGCATCGCGTCCATCTCGGCCCCGTCCGCGCGCACCCGCGTTGCCGCCGCCCGTATCATCCCGGGCGACGGCCGCGTCCTCGCCCCCGGCTTCATCGACACCCACACCCATGGCGACCCGCTGAGCGACTCCTATGACGCTTTCCTCGCCATGGGCGTCACCACCATCACGCTCGGCGTCGATGGTGGCGGCCCGCGGATCAAAGGCGATCTCGACCTGCGCGGCTGGATGCGCGCCGCCGACCGCGCGCCGCTCGACCTCAATGTCGTCGCGCTCGCCAGCCACGGCACGCTGCGCCGCGCGGCCAATATCCCCGACTCCGTCCGTCGCCCCGATGCCGCGGCGCTCGCCCGGCTCGAAGCCCAGCTCGACGCCGAGCTCCGCGCAGGCGCCTTCGGCCTCACCTACGGCCTCGAATATGTGCCCGGCATCTATTCGCAGACGCCCGAGCTGACCGCGCTCGGCCGCGTGGTCGCGCGCCATGACGGCGTGGTGATGAGCCATATGCGGTCGGAGAATGACGACGAGATTGAGACGTCGATCGACGAGCTGATCGCCTCGGCCGGCCCCGCCCGCCCGCATATCTCGCACCTCAAGGTGGTGTTCGGCAAAGGCGAGGCGCGCGCCCGTGCCCTGCTAGACGATCTCGCCGCCAAGCGCCGCGCCGGGATCGACCTCACCGCCGACGCCTATCCCTATAATGCCGGCTTCACCGGCATCGCGATCCTGTTCCCGCAATGGGCGCTGCCGCCCACCGACTATGCCACCATCCTTGCCACCCGCCGCGCCGAGCTGCGCGACTATCTCGAAAAGCGCATGATCCGCCGCGGCGGGCCGGAGATGCTGCTGCTCGGCACCGGCAAGCACGCGGGCAAGACCGTCGCGCAAGCCGCACAGGAAGCCGGCCTCGCCTTTCCCGATTTCCTCATCCAGCTCGGCCCCAATGGCGGCTCCGGCGCGCATTTCACCATGGATCAGGCATTGCAGGACGTGTTGCTGCTCGACCCCATGGTCGCGATCTCCACCGATGGCGGCCCGGGCATGCGCCACCCGCGCGCCACCGGCACCTATGCCAAGCTGATCGAGGACTATGTGGTGAAGTCGAAGCGGATCCCGATCGAGGAGGCGGTGCGCAAGGCCACCAGCTTTCCCGCGCGCATCCTGCGCCTAACCGATCGCGGAACGATCCGCGTAGGCGCCAAGGCCGACCTCATCCTGTTCGACCCTGCGAAGGTCCGCGCCCGCTCGACCTATCTCGATCCGTTCGCCCGCGCGCAGGGGTTCGATCTGGTGATGGTGGGCGGCCAGGCGGCGTTCGAGACCGGACAGCGCGTCGCGCGCCCCGGCCGGCTGCTTCGGGCGACGCGACCGGGATGA
- a CDS encoding ABC transporter transmembrane domain-containing protein, whose product MAEPASKPETSPTPRKLSSLRIVWRHTSRYPLQLGLAIVALILAAGATLWIPRTFKEVVDKGFGADADPSRIGAYFQGLLLVVVVLAFATAMRFYFVSWLGERTVADLRAAVHRNLLRLPPKWFEENRPSEIASRLTADTAVVEQIVGTTVSVALRNLLIAIGGTVYLFVLAPKIAAYLIIGIPVIVLPIMWLGGRVRRFSRTSQDRVADIGAIASETLGAMRIVQAFGQERREGERFQTAVDAGFATARKRFATRALMTALVIFALFTAITLIMWDAVYGVAEGRISGGSITAFVITAGLVTGAFGALTEVYGDLLRASGAASRLAELLAQEPDIAAPANPVPLPVPPLGAIDFKNVTFRYPTRPEVSALHQFTLSVAPGETVAVVGPSGAGKSTLFQLVQRFYDPEGGEIRVDGIPVRSADPGEVRARMAMVPQETVIFAATARDNLRYGRWDATEEQIWQAAEAANAAEFLRELPQGLETFLGEDGARLSGGQRQRLAIARALLRDAPILLLDEATSALDAESERLVQDALEHLMQGRTTLVIAHRLATVRAAKRIIVMDEGRIVETGTHAELVAKGGLYAKLASLQFNDAP is encoded by the coding sequence ATGGCCGAGCCCGCTTCGAAGCCCGAGACTTCCCCGACGCCCCGCAAGCTGTCCAGCCTGCGTATCGTCTGGCGACACACCAGCCGCTACCCGCTCCAGCTCGGACTCGCGATCGTCGCGCTGATTCTTGCGGCGGGCGCGACGCTGTGGATCCCGCGCACCTTCAAGGAAGTGGTCGACAAGGGCTTTGGTGCCGATGCCGACCCCAGCCGGATCGGCGCCTATTTCCAGGGGCTGCTGCTGGTGGTCGTCGTGCTCGCCTTCGCGACCGCGATGCGCTTCTACTTCGTCTCCTGGCTGGGCGAGCGCACCGTCGCTGACCTGCGCGCCGCCGTGCACCGCAATCTCCTCCGCCTGCCCCCAAAATGGTTCGAGGAGAACCGCCCGTCGGAAATCGCCAGCCGGCTCACCGCCGATACCGCGGTCGTCGAGCAGATCGTCGGCACGACCGTCTCAGTCGCACTGCGCAACCTGCTGATCGCGATCGGCGGCACCGTCTATCTCTTCGTCCTCGCGCCCAAGATCGCCGCCTATCTCATCATCGGCATCCCGGTGATCGTGCTGCCGATCATGTGGCTTGGCGGCCGCGTGCGCCGTTTCTCGCGCACCAGCCAGGATCGGGTCGCGGATATCGGCGCGATCGCCTCCGAAACGCTCGGCGCGATGCGGATCGTCCAGGCCTTCGGACAGGAACGCCGCGAGGGCGAGCGCTTCCAGACCGCGGTCGATGCCGGCTTCGCGACCGCCCGGAAACGATTCGCCACCCGCGCGCTGATGACCGCGCTCGTCATCTTCGCCCTCTTCACCGCGATCACCCTCATCATGTGGGACGCGGTCTATGGCGTTGCCGAGGGACGCATCTCCGGCGGCTCGATCACCGCCTTCGTCATCACCGCGGGTCTCGTCACCGGCGCGTTCGGCGCGCTGACCGAAGTCTATGGCGATCTGCTGCGCGCCTCGGGCGCCGCCAGCCGCCTGGCCGAACTGCTCGCGCAGGAGCCGGACATCGCCGCGCCCGCCAATCCCGTCCCGCTGCCCGTCCCGCCGCTGGGCGCGATCGATTTCAAGAATGTCACCTTCCGCTACCCGACGCGCCCGGAAGTCTCGGCGCTCCACCAGTTCACGCTGTCGGTCGCGCCGGGCGAGACCGTCGCGGTCGTCGGCCCCTCGGGCGCCGGCAAGTCCACCCTCTTCCAGCTCGTCCAGCGCTTCTACGATCCCGAAGGCGGCGAAATCCGCGTCGACGGCATCCCCGTCCGTTCCGCCGATCCGGGCGAGGTTCGCGCGCGCATGGCGATGGTGCCGCAGGAAACGGTGATCTTCGCCGCCACCGCGCGCGACAATCTCCGCTACGGCCGCTGGGACGCGACCGAGGAGCAGATCTGGCAGGCTGCCGAGGCCGCCAACGCCGCCGAATTCCTGCGCGAGCTTCCCCAGGGCCTCGAAACCTTCCTCGGCGAAGATGGCGCGCGCCTGTCGGGCGGCCAGCGCCAGCGCCTCGCGATCGCCCGCGCTTTGCTGCGCGACGCCCCGATCCTGCTGCTCGACGAAGCGACCAGTGCGCTCGATGCAGAGAGCGAGCGGCTCGTCCAGGACGCGCTCGAGCATCTGATGCAGGGCCGCACCACCCTCGTCATCGCCCACCGCCTCGCCACCGTGCGCGCGGCCAAGCGCATCATCGTGATGGATGAGGGCCGCATCGTCGAAACCGGCACGCATGCCGAGTTGGTGGCCAAGGGCGGCCTCTACGCCAAGCTCGCCTCGCTCCAGTTCAACGACGCGCCCTAG
- a CDS encoding demethoxyubiquinone hydroxylase family protein codes for MTEPGARLTASLHGSETLGDRIMKVNHAGEQGAIAVYLTQRWIARWRAPEMVAELTEFLAHERRHRALFAAELKARGRPRCRSFHLCTASGIMAGLITGLIGRRAIAATTIAIERVVLHHLTLQLAALEGEDPRAAATIRAIIDDEQEHHDRSVSRLGEATMLERLIDRAIAFSTGAIIWLGMRL; via the coding sequence GGATCGGAAACGCTGGGCGACCGCATAATGAAGGTCAACCATGCCGGCGAGCAGGGGGCGATCGCCGTCTATCTGACCCAGCGATGGATCGCGCGGTGGCGTGCACCGGAAATGGTCGCGGAGCTCACCGAGTTTCTTGCCCATGAGCGGCGGCATCGTGCCCTGTTCGCCGCTGAACTGAAAGCGCGCGGCCGTCCGCGGTGCCGCAGCTTTCACCTGTGCACCGCCAGCGGGATCATGGCCGGCCTGATCACCGGGCTGATCGGCCGCCGTGCGATCGCCGCAACCACAATCGCGATCGAACGCGTCGTGCTCCATCATCTGACGCTGCAGCTCGCCGCACTCGAGGGTGAGGACCCCCGCGCCGCCGCCACGATCCGCGCGATCATCGACGACGAGCAGGAGCATCACGACCGGTCCGTTTCACGGCTCGGCGAGGCGACGATGCTGGAACGCCTGATCGACCGCGCCATCGCCTTCTCGACCGGCGCGATCATCTGGCTCGGCATGCGGCTCTAG
- a CDS encoding GFA family protein translates to MSAIAHPGSCHCGAIRFTLLSDPAELTTCDCSLCVKRNAVMTKVPEADLRIDAGTEHLTLYEWNTRRAKHYFCDRCGIYVFHRKRAAPDHFGVNIFCLDRFDPSRLPVRATEGANMTVESADPRPEWPGPRPT, encoded by the coding sequence ATGAGCGCAATCGCGCATCCCGGATCCTGTCATTGCGGGGCGATCCGTTTCACCCTGCTGAGCGATCCGGCCGAGCTGACGACCTGCGACTGCTCGCTCTGCGTCAAGCGCAACGCGGTGATGACCAAGGTGCCCGAAGCCGACCTGCGGATCGACGCGGGCACTGAGCATCTGACGCTCTATGAGTGGAATACCCGCCGGGCGAAGCATTATTTCTGCGACCGCTGCGGCATCTATGTCTTCCACCGCAAGCGCGCCGCGCCCGACCATTTCGGCGTGAACATCTTCTGCCTCGACCGTTTCGACCCGTCGCGTCTCCCGGTCCGTGCGACGGAAGGGGCGAATATGACAGTTGAGTCTGCCGATCCGCGACCCGAATGGCCGGGGCCGCGCCCGACCTAG
- a CDS encoding polyhydroxyalkanoate depolymerase, whose translation MLYDAYEMQRSMLAGASALANFSAGLLNNPANPFAYFGGGPILASALEVFAHAAAPRGKPDFGLDFTTIDGKRIDVREEIVLRKPFGQLKRFVREGVEGGPKLLIVAPMSGHFATLLRGTVERMLPTADVYITDWRDARQVPLSDGRFDLDDYVDYVIEFMAAIGAEGDQRAHVLAVCQPSVPVYAAVALMNADKHPNRPRTLTMMGGPIDTREAPTAVNTLATERPHAWFAQNVIATVPATYPGAGRRVYPGFLQLAGFMTMNLGSHMISHWEMFKHLVKGDGESADSTMRFYDEYRAVCDMTAEFYLQTIDVVFQAHSLPKGEMMHRGRRVDPGTITDTALLAVEGERDDISGLGQTKAALTIATGLPARMKKYHMAPAVGHYGIFNGSKWRTKIAPVLEEWIAKHSA comes from the coding sequence ATGTTGTATGATGCTTACGAGATGCAGCGCTCCATGCTGGCGGGTGCCAGCGCGCTGGCCAATTTCAGTGCCGGGCTGCTGAACAATCCTGCAAATCCCTTTGCTTATTTCGGCGGCGGGCCGATCCTGGCGTCCGCGCTTGAAGTGTTCGCGCACGCCGCCGCGCCGCGCGGCAAGCCCGATTTCGGGCTGGACTTCACGACCATCGACGGCAAGCGAATCGATGTCCGCGAGGAGATCGTGCTGCGCAAGCCGTTCGGCCAGCTCAAGCGATTCGTGCGGGAAGGCGTCGAGGGCGGGCCCAAGCTGCTGATCGTCGCACCGATGAGCGGCCATTTCGCGACGCTGCTGCGCGGCACGGTCGAGCGGATGCTGCCGACGGCCGACGTCTACATCACCGACTGGCGCGATGCGCGGCAGGTGCCGCTCAGCGACGGCCGTTTCGATCTCGACGATTATGTCGATTACGTGATCGAGTTCATGGCGGCGATCGGGGCGGAGGGTGATCAGCGCGCCCATGTGCTCGCCGTCTGCCAGCCTTCGGTGCCGGTCTATGCCGCAGTCGCGCTGATGAACGCGGACAAGCATCCCAACCGCCCGCGAACGCTGACGATGATGGGCGGACCGATCGACACGCGCGAGGCGCCGACCGCGGTCAACACGCTGGCGACCGAGCGCCCGCATGCCTGGTTCGCGCAGAACGTGATCGCGACTGTGCCGGCGACCTATCCGGGCGCGGGCCGACGGGTCTATCCGGGCTTCCTGCAGCTTGCCGGGTTCATGACGATGAATCTGGGCAGCCACATGATTTCGCACTGGGAGATGTTCAAACATCTGGTGAAGGGCGATGGCGAGAGCGCGGATTCGACGATGCGCTTCTATGACGAATATCGCGCCGTGTGCGACATGACCGCCGAATTCTACCTCCAGACGATCGACGTTGTGTTCCAGGCGCATTCGCTGCCCAAGGGCGAGATGATGCATCGCGGCCGCCGCGTCGATCCAGGTACGATCACCGACACCGCGCTGCTGGCGGTCGAGGGCGAGCGCGACGATATCTCGGGCCTGGGCCAGACCAAGGCGGCACTGACGATCGCCACCGGCCTGCCCGCCAGGATGAAGAAGTACCACATGGCGCCGGCCGTGGGCCATTACGGCATCTTCAACGGCAGCAAGTGGCGGACGAAGATCGCGCCGGTGCTGGAAGAATGGATCGCCAAGCACAGCGCATGA